In a genomic window of Scheffersomyces stipitis CBS 6054 chromosome 4, complete sequence:
- a CDS encoding imitation switch Two complex 1 — translation MVLYKRKQVTFVPPPEIPSDLSTEVYFIRETKEWFLTYDEYLARLDYYHKRKFVCEITGNSCLNFFEALESENKEIKGVEKNFPEALREHILRFLQFNRITRLDQLVDKVYSVFKNDYFPGETIYIRAGTITNIGSESDAEHTSSTKQRGTIREKVQYGQSDGVTTKYLVVRLTDMQQSIVTTDKISRDRNHFTKWLIKTFIKLTMSRSHKVGAPWVVKDKFAKKYRIPQEYPDDLKQFADSTPTGETQYEVQSKKEMVELEPGKFVAIAPKNGSSDKKGIGKKYNPAVDKLPETPFKKKFPTHYLPDRVVKEIESTPAINSSASASLQPTKKHITDDLEIKFDIQNAKPSPQASMLPENSISWNRHLVKEYKDDIKSFDEKGNDDEDKLESVGAKEEKIAEVKRLSSDKIKHVQQALQSWIFINVYHSVLNIDTFTFDDFVYAMGWNLDQFTELGRCELLDEIWCCILSAIVSNSAPTKDSSTAKDKDAIFGLQINLPSKTSLLAPVSNGKQEEEEDSEERGSDSEEDERTLKIEDDDSGNESSEETEKTSKVNNGKSDKTKKAIEEEDADNEDNDDPEEDDNAMEVDETEDSEYDQFNHFAYQVMNYRGTPWHDRLRKRNFKDGNWQCILLGVLSLVDYVPNYKPIIDKVFKKLAPKTMPATPATVLNQFYEEMDIDLKFQTLNILVDLLISGSVVRTYIDECLESSTVFRRNRLDSIKEYKSTLDAAQKANTSVCEIFAKHSESKKDADKDDSASKRPRLNYSKSMEMTEEEQKLSEKNSEFKELWNVRKEALLKLDQIKKDKREIEKKLTELDCQRVKLLGKDRLYNRYWWFENNGLPTLHGVSNDDDENEDEDKEKERDKNDEEVDDDNNEVLEETYLMGKLWVQGPSNEDLRIHFKSSFELANEFNVEYETAEFELHEENERLKELKKDDDESGQEDKKNQIREMDFNVIPKPFVHAASKLYDLEFTSKEILNSKSKAVIIDRQGALKTTELINSLTSFQRKAIEEYPHPLVNGSNWRYYDHPDQISKLLTWLNPWGKRESQLRKELLTVKDAVVSSMEARRKALSMDNASEAEAAIESDIAKLQERIDKLNSSETESNSEDNDDDIIAGSKRSLRKRVQPRKRQAVSTLEEALEYGDLVDVEKMQNELKEKLQEKREERDLARVLEWVNSKALEKFDKSLYDGGDKVKGKTSKRGRR, via the exons ATGGTGCTTtacaaaagaaaacaagttACATTTGTACCTCCTCCTGAGATTCCCAGCGATCTTTCGACTGAAGTATACTTCATTCGTGAGACCAAGGAATGGTTTCTCACCTATGATGAGTACCTAGCCCGTTTAGACTACTACCACAAACGTAAGTTTGTCTGTGAAATCACCGGGAATTCGTGTTTGAACTTTTTTGAGGCTCTTGAATCGGAaaacaaggaaatcaaaGGTGTTGAAAAGAACTTCCCGGAAGCACTCAGAGAGCATATCTTACGTTTCCTCCAGTTCAATAGAATCACCCGTCTCGACCAGCTTGTTGATAAAGTGTACCTGGTGTTCAAAAACGACTATTTCCCAGGTGAGACCATCTACATCAGAG CCGGAACGATAACAAATATTGGCTCCGAATCTGATGCTGAACATacttcatctacaaaaCAGAGAGGTACGATTCGTGAGAAAGTACAGTACGGCCAGTCTGATGGTGTCACGACCAAGTACTTGGTAGTAAGATTGACAGACATGCAGCAGTCGATTGTGACTACAGACAAAATCTCGCGTGACAGAAACCATTTCACCAAGTGGTTGATCAAGACCTTCATCAAGTTAACCATGTCTCGTTCTCACAAGGTAGGCGCACCCTGGGTAGTTAAGGATAAGTTTGCGAAGAAGTACAGAATTCCTCAGGAGTATCCAGATGATTTGAAGCAGTTTGCAGACTCGACACCTACAGGTGAGACCCAGTATGAAGTGCAAC tgaagaaggaaatggTAGAACTTGAGCCAGGAAAGTTTGTTGCTATTGCACCTAAGAATGGAAGCTCTGACAAGAAAGGTATTGGTAAAAAATACAACCCTGCAGTTGATAAATTGCCAGAAACTCCtttcaaaaagaagtttCCAACTCATTATTTGCCAGACCGAGTTGTCAAGGAAATTGA ATCGACCCCAGCAATTAATTCCAGTGCTAGTGCTTCACTTCAACCCACAAAGAAACATATAACAGATGACTTGGAGATAAAGTTCGATATCCAGAATGCTAAACCATCTCCTCAAGCGTCGATGTTACCGGAAAACTCGATCTCTTGGAACAGACATCTTGTTAAGGAGTACAAAGACGACATCAAGCTGTTTGACGAAAAAGGcaatgacgatgaagacaagTTGGAATCCGTAGGTGCcaaggaagagaagattGCTGAAGTGAAAAGATTATCTTCTGACAAAATTAAGCATGTTCAACAGGCATTACAGTCGTGGATTTTCATCAATGTATACCATTCAGTTTTGAACATAGACACCTTTACTTTTGACGATTTTGTCTATGCCATGGGGTGGAACTTAGACCAGTTCActgaacttggaagatgtgaacttcttgatgaaatctGGTGTTGCATCCTCAGTGCAATAGTATCTAATAGTGCTCCAACTAAAGATAGTTCTACGGCTAAGGACAAAGATGCCATATTCGGGTTGCAGATCAATTTACCTTCAAAAACGTCATTGCTTGCTCCAGTCAGTAATGGAAagcaggaagaagaagaagactctgaagaaagaggctctgattctgaagaagatgaaagGACTCTaaagattgaagatgacgattCTGGAAACGAATCATCggaagaaactgaaaagaCTTCTAAGGTCAACAATGGCAAATCCGACAAGACAAAGAAGgctattgaagaagaagatgctgataatgaagacaaTGACGAtcctgaagaagacgataaCGCCATGGAAGTGGACGAAACAGAAGACTCCGAATACGACCAATTCAACCACTTTGCTTATCAAGTGATGAATTACAGAGGCACTCCATGGCACGACAGACTTCGCAAAAGAAATTTTAAGGATGGAAACTGGCAATGTATATTGTTAGGAGTATTGTCATTGGTAGATTATGTCCCAAACTACAAACCCATCATTGATAAGgtattcaagaaattggcaCCTAAGACTATGCCTGCTACACCGGCTACTGTCTTGAACCAGTTCTACGAGGAGATGGACATAGATTTGAAGTTCCAAACGTTGAACATTTTGGTAGATTTACTTATCAGTGGATCTGTGGTGAGAACGTATATTGATGAGTGTTTGGAGTCTTCTACcgtcttcagaagaaacagattgGACAGTATAAAAGAATATAAATCGACCTTAGATGCTGCTCAGAAGGCCAACACTTCTGTTTGTGAGATTTTTGCAAAGCATTCAGAGTCTAAAAAAGATGCTGATAAAGACGATTCTGCTAGCAAACGTCCGCGATTGAACTACTCCAAGTCTATGGAAatgacagaagaagaacagaaactttctgaaaagaattCTGAATTTAAAGAGCTTTGGAATGtgagaaaagaagctcTTTTGAAGTTAGATCAGATCAAAAAGGATAAGcgagaaattgaaaagaagttgactgAGTTAGATTGTCAGAGAGTGAAGTTATTGGGAAAGGACAGATTGTACAATAGATACTGGTGGTTTGAAAATAACGGTTTACCTACCTTGCATGGCGTTTCgaatgatgatgatgaaaacgaagatgaagacaaggaaaaggaaaggGACAAGAACGACGAGGAAGTAGACGATGACAACAATGAAGTTTTAGAAGAGACGTATCTAATGGGAAAGTTGTGGGTTCAAGGTCCTTCCAATGAAGACTTGCGGATTCACTTCAAGAGCTCGTTTGAATTGGCGAATGAGTTCAATGTAGAGTATGAAACTgctgaatttgaattgcatgaagaaaatgagcGTTTGAAGGAACTTAAAAAGGACGACGATGAATCCGGTCAAGAG GATaagaagaaccagataCGGGAAATGGACTTCAACGTAATTCCTAAACCATTTGTACACGCAGCTTCGAAACTATACGATTTAGAATTCACAAGTAAGGAAATCTTAAACAGCAAATCAAAGGCTGTTATTATTGACCGCCAAGGAGCCTTGAAGACTACAGAATTAATAAATTCATTAACTTCATTCCAGAGAAAAgctattgaagaatatccacATCCATTGGTCAATGGCAGCAACTGGCGGTACTACGACCATCCGGATCAGATTTCTAAGTTGCTCACGTGGTTGAATCCTTGGGGAAAGCGAGAATCGCAATTGCGGAAGGAGTTGCTCACCGTCAAAGATGCCGTAGTTCTGAGTATGGAGGCCAGAAGAAAGGCTCTTTCTATGGACAATGCCTCAGAAGCTGAAGCAGCCATTGAAAGTGATATAGCCAAACTTCAAGAGCGGATTGACAAATTAAATTCTTCGGAAACTGAAAGCAACAGTGAAGACAACGATGATGATATCATTGCTGGATCTAAGAGAAGTTTGAGAAAGAGAGTTCAACCTCGCAAACGTCAAGCAGTGCTGACTTTGGAAGAGGCTTTAGAATATGGTGATCTTGTGGATGTGGAAAAGATGCAGAACgaattgaaggagaagttgcaagaaaaaagagaagaacgAGATTTGGCCAGAGTGTTGGAATGGGTTAACTCAAAAGCTTTGGAAAAGTTCGATAAGTCATTGTATGACGGTGGCGATAAAGTGAAAGGCAAGACTTCTAAGAGAGGCAGACGTTGA
- the NPY1 gene encoding hydrolase (hydrolyzes the pyrophosphate linkage in NADH and related nucleotides), which produces MSSDQIPDIYFGTEVINRVSFLREDSEFIGNSVSHPSTRFIFFNNVNPLVNKYLQNKLIILTNGSNQLKSDPSPDHQVIKTGLSSLPEWNEAVRTWKEDNKNKNADLRDNGKPTFLFLGIEDASVGLDLKRLKIEDDDLDTHSEDEKYLDHQGRYQGIPYYAVDLSKSEKLSEIILNFVNKELQVFSDGKEKSDENSTKNSQPTPLDNGIFYTHSRRHFLGFTSKEASLYSHGSMYFDWLTRNRFCPGCGSKVIPIHAGGKLWCTNVATKENGKSACPVHNASVSNVSFPRTDAVIITAITNAERTKILLSLGKRHAATRMYACTAGFMEPSETVEVATKREIWEETGVVCSSINLVMTQPWPFPGNLMIGCLGVVEFNGVNENIHLGHDKELEDARWFDVDFIRKFVYPNEVADDDNFNEENILIPMEQSVAYHLIKMVIDQAHERKVQNGGKL; this is translated from the coding sequence ATGTCGTCGGATCAGATCCCCGATATCTACTTCGGCACTGAAGTAATTAACAGAGTGTCATTTCTAAGAGAAGACAGTGAGTTCATTGGCAACAGTGTGAGTCATCCTCTGACTCGgtttatcttcttcaacaacgtcaATCCGTTGGTGAATAAATACTTGCAAAATAAGTTGATCATCTTGACTAATGGCTCCAACCAGTTGAAATCAGATCCCTCGCCCGACCACCAAGTGATCAAGACTGGTTTGCTGCTGCTCCCTGAATGGAATGAAGCAGTTCGTACCTGGAAGGAggacaacaagaacaagaatgcCGATTTGCGTGACAATGGTAAACCCACATTTTTATTTCTCGGAATCGAGGATGCCAGTGTCggtttggatttgaaaagattgaaaattgaagacgacgacttAGATACTCACTCCGAGGATGAGAAATATTTGGACCACCAGGGTAGGTATCAGGGCATTCCGTACTATGCTGTGGACTTGTCTAAGTCAGAGAAATTATCGGAAATCATTTTGAACTTTGTCAATAAGGAATTGCAGGTTTTCAGCGACGGCAAGGAAAAGAGCGATGAAAATTCAACCAAAAACTCGCAGCCAACTCCGTTGGATAACGGAATCTTCTATACCCATTCTAGAAGACATTTCTTGGGCTTTACATCAAAGGAAGCATCCTTGTATTCTCACGGAAGTATGTACTTCGACTGGTTAACCAGAAACCGATTTTGTCCTGGGTGTGGTTCCAAAGTGATTCCCATCCACGCAGGTGGAAAGTTATGGTGTACTAATGTAGCCaccaaagaaaatggaaaatcaGCATGTCCAGTACATAATGCCAGCGTTTCCAACGTATCTTTCCCTAGAACCGATGCTGTGATCATCACTGCGATTACCAATGCCGAAAGAACCAAAATCTTGTTGTCCCTTGGAAAGAGACACGCTGCTACCCGCATGTATGCCTGTACAGCCGGTTTTATGGAGCCTTCCGAAACTGTCGAAGTTGCAACCAAGCGTGAGATCTGGGAAGAAACCGGTGTGGTTTGCTCGAGTATCAACCTCGTGATGACTCAGCCTTGGCCATTCCCAGGTAACTTGATGATTGGTTGTTTGGGAGTCGTTGAATTCAATGGAGTCAACGAAAACATCCACTTGGGTCATGataaagaattggaagacgCCAGATGGTTCGATGTAGACTTCATCAGAAAGTTCGTGTATCCCAATGAAGTTGCCGACGACGATAAtttcaacgaagaaaacaTTTTGATTCCTATGGAACAATCGGTAGCCTATCACTTGATCAAAATGGTGATTGACCAGGCTCACGAGAGAAAGGTGCAGAACGGAGGCAAGTTGTAG
- a CDS encoding ribosome biogenesis protein NIP7: MRPLTEEETKVVFEKLANYIGRNISFLIDNPSNPHVFRLQKDRVYYVSEHIAKFATSVSRQQLMSLGTCFGKFTKTGKFRLHITALPYMAQYAKFKVWIKQNGEMPFLYGNHVLKAHIGRMSEDIPEHAGVVVLSMHDVPLGFGVSAKTTNEARNLQPTGIVAFRQGDIGEYLREEDTLFT, encoded by the coding sequence ATGAGACCGCTTACTGAGGAAGAAACCAAGGTGGTGTTTGAGAAGCTCGCCAACTACATTGGAAGAAACATTTCGTTTCTCATTGACAATCCTTCCAATCCTCATGTATTCAGACTCCAAAAGGATAGAGTGTATTACGTTTCTGAACACATAGCTAAATTTGCCACTTCAGTTTCAAGACAGCAGTTGATGTCCCTTGGAACTTGTTTTGGGAAATTCACCAAGACAGGAAAGTTCCGCTTGCATATCACTGCTTTGCCTTATATGGCTCAGTATGCTAAGTTCAAGGTCTGGATCAAGCAGAATGGTGAGATGCCATTTTTGTACGGTAACCATGTCTTGAAGGCTCATATTGGTAGAATGTCGGAAGATATTCCCGAACACGCTGGGGTCGTCGTTCTTTCCATGCACGATGTTCCTTTAGGTTTTGGTGTATCTGCCAAGACGACTAATGAAGCCAGAAACCTCCAGCCTACAGGGATTGTAGCATTCAGACAGGGTGATATTGGTGAATACTtaagagaagaagacaccTTGTTCACATAG
- a CDS encoding predicted protein — protein MLKVSSNVLKRTYLSGTVRSFSITSTVLAKKPAASKPVKKKVTFDPKKFQQPQQKVKKSGMTHLEFHDAVKEMNFDKLAMDLTPFELSELTSAVVSNESGGQVTAFSSESAAILKTLGSFKKYQHHELFSKPVSMVTHNTALLNEQFVEKLADASSRTNRVCLVGERGAGKSTLLAQAQALALDKYEGDVILLHIDAAENITDGSSDYIYNSKNKTYHQPMFTKRWIYKLRNSNEAVFKKLKLSRDISFQNKRVDHQLKKDENTLYDFLQLNVDFGKFQPTHAFSFFIEELVHHSKSVPVLLSVDNANAVLDFPVTKYRHHDFTPVHLNELEIGDFLLKVAGGEISFEKGGVLLSKTGLVGDHQKTLSTALGLVEYDPYAKKQFFDLDIANTLLAHGGVKPFTVSNLTKDETRTLLNFWRESGVVYVKDYVTKESLKPETEAEKKAPKPEFDSEAQFENLVNSYYTVSTGNPHYLLKASAISY, from the coding sequence ATGCTCAAAGTCAGTTCCAACGTATTGAAGAGAACGTACCTCAGTGGGACAGTCAGGCTGTTCAGTATTACTTCTACTGTTCTAGCTAAAAAGCCTGCTGCTTCCAAACCGGTCAAAAAGAAGGTGACTTTTGATCCAAAGAAGTTCCAACAGCCCCAGCAAAAGGTGAAAAAGTCCGGGATGACACACTTGGAATTTCATGATGCTGTCAAGGAAATGAATTTCGACAAGTTGGCTATGGATTTGACTCCATTTGAGCTTTCAGAATTGACTTCCGCTGTCGTTTCGAACGAATCAGGCGGACAAGTTACAGCCTTTTCCTCAGAAAGTGCTGCTATACTCAAGACTTTGGGtctgttcaagaagtaccAGCACCATGAATTATTCCTGAAGCCAGTATCGATGGTTACGCATAACACGGCTCTTTTAAACGAGcaatttgtagaaaagTTAGCAGACGCTTCACTGAGAACCAACAGAGTGTGTCTTGTAGGAGAAAGAGGAGCTGGTAAGTCGACATTGTTGGCTCAAGCTCAGGCTTTGGCTCTAGACAAGTACGAAGGAGATGTCATTCTTTTACATATAGATGCAGCTGAAAACATCACCGACGGGTCTAGTGACTACATCTATaactccaagaacaagacaTACCACCAGCCTATGTTCACCAAGAGATGGATCTACAAGCTCAGAAACTCTAACGAAGCTGTCTTTAAAAAGCTCAAGCTTTCAAGAGACATCTCTTTCCAAAATAAGAGAGTTGACCACCAATTGAAAAAGGACGAAAACACCTTGTATGACTTCTTGCAGCTTAATGTAGACTTTGGCAAATTTCAACCCACCCATGCCTTCTCGTTTTTtattgaagagttggtCCACCATTCCAAGTCAGTTCCAGTATTGTTATCAGTGGATAACGCCAATGCTGTGCTCGATTTCCCCGTCACAAAATACCGTCATCATGACTTCACTCCTGTTCATTTGAACGAACTTGAAATCGGTGACTTCCTCTTGAAAGTCGCAGGGGGAGAAATCTCTTTCGAAAAGGGAGGTGTATTACTTTCAAAGACTGGACTTGTGGGCGACCATCAAAAGACTCTTTCTACCGCTTTGGGTCTTGTAGAGTACGATCCTTACGCTAAGAAGCAATTCTTTGATCTCGATATAGCCAACACCTTGTTAGCCCATGGAGGTGTAAAGCCATTTACTGTATCCAACTTGACCAAAGACGAAACCAGAacgttgttgaacttttgGAGAGAATCCGGTGTGGTGTACGTCAAGGATTATGTGACAAAGGAATCTTTGAagccagaaacagaagctgaaaagaaggcTCCTAAACCCGAATTCGACTCGGAAGCTCAGTTCGAAAACCTTGTCAATAGTTACTACACTGTTTCTACCGGAAACCCCCACTACTTATTGAAGGCCAGCGCCATCTCGTACTAA
- the GLP1 gene encoding Glycerophosphodiester phosphodiesterase (go_function glycerophosphodiester phosphodiesterase activity~go_process glycerol metabolism) → MTSDSLDTYTSPVIAGHRGFKGEYPENTLTGFNKCYETGATVIETDLWLTLDEVIVISHDPNTKRVFVDSEGNETDYNIPKTSYEEVLKYLKTKEGGEPLLTFREVLQWFVDYVSESRSNIHKLMLDIKRLNPAKVLKFIIGDLLAVNNDISWWFHRIQLGVWDLNVVKYMNQDEFFQSLVKNSHGKNPLGWVWFDVFHISVSWRDSIHYINYNFYLDTLKDEDSKTGIVRFKVTGISLLYFSTWSTGFLTKFLPLLRIQRLKLYSWTINTAVQYDFLSKVGKVADLPEYGVISDYPDQMVKHKEDEERKEEFEKNSVDELSRLTPSSTDYYDEDGNLSVKLTFRMKFGNYFYESFQALAGSKRITDEEKQFDLEVDENKVAVVKVSQLFIWVFSTCQKLGIF, encoded by the coding sequence ATGACATCCGACTCCCTCGACACATATACATCTCCGGTCATAGCGGGCCACAGAGGATTCAAGGGCGAATACCCCGAGAACACCCTTACGGGATTCAACAAGTGCTATGAAACCGGGGCCACGGTGATAGAAACAGACCTTTGGCTCACCCTCGACGAAGTAATTGTCATCTCCCATGATCCCAATACGAAGAGAGTGTTTGTAGATTCCGAGGGTAATGAAACTGACTACAACATTCCTAAGACTAGCTACGAGGAGGTgttgaagtacttgaagaCAAAAGAAGGTGGAGAACCGCTTCTAACTTTCCGCGAAGTGTTGCAGTGGTTCGTAGACTATGTGAGCGAATCCAGATCTAACATCCacaagttgatgttggaTATCAAGCGTCTTAATCCTGCCaaagtgttgaagttcatcatTGGCGATCTCCTTGCCGTCAACAACGACATCTCCTGGTGGTTCCACCGTATCCAGTTGGGTGTATGGGATTTAAATGTCGTCAAATACATGAACCAAGACGAGTTCTTCCAGAGTTTAGTCAAGAATTCTCACGGAAAGAATCCCTTGGGCTGGGTCTGGTTCGACGTGTTCCATATTTCAGTATCGTGGAGAGACTCCATCCACTACATAAACTACAATTTCTACCTTGATACACTCAAGGATGAGGATAGCAAGACCGGAATTGTCCGGTTCAAGGTAACAGGAATTTCTTTGCTCTACTTCCTGACGTGGTCAACAGGATTTCTCACCAAGTTCTTACCGTTGCTTCGTATCCAGCGCTTGAAATTATACTCTTGGACGATTAATACAGCGGTTCAGTATGACTTCTTGAGCAAGGTCGGGAAAGTAGCTGATTTGCCAGAGTACGGTGTCATTTCTGACTATCCGGACCAGATGGTGAAACACAaagaggatgaagaaagaaaggaagaattCGAAAAGAACTCTGTTGACGAATTATCGAGGTTGACTCCTTCCTCTACTGATTACTACGACGAGGATGGCAATTTGTCGGTGAAGCTAACATTCAGAATGAAATTCGGAAACTACTTCTACGAAAGTTTTCAGGCTTTGGCGGGATCAAAGAGAATTACAGATGAGGAGAAGCAGTTTGATCTTGAGGTTGATGAGAATAAGGTCGCTGTTGTCAAGGTTAGCCAACTTTTCATCTGGGTTTTTTCTACGTGCCAGAAGTTGGGTATTTTCTGA
- the MRH4 gene encoding mitochondrial RNA helicase (DEAD-box ATP-dependent RNA helicase~go_function nucleic acid binding; helicase activity; ATP binding), protein MFPLRAQSASLGANSTLFFRAYAVSHRKSGSKIQAWKGLKRGANGANRANGTNSSQPESQSSKAVFQSGKFSQLHQPSKKVYEKSSSGLDSISTFEQLRIFPTVRAAMVAEIKSTYNMKGPRYQSKDELVLKPTPIQVAAIRKINQPRLKNNKNVKEEEVSAGRKSAPSTADLVNEEFKKINSLQKLKVFTLAAETGSGKTWAYLSSLLSKLKEDEFGLYESSEEKYRASRNAQMVKSVVLVPTHDLVEQVYSTLERANSIKFDVEKIGANSRLKEFLQLPEQNGSLNLSILKWGSGEAHKKLFDRCLKGRVDVLVTTPGKLASLSKLQNVNRPYRFLNHVEYCVLDEADTLMDESWIETTMPVIEKFKKLRDLIICSATIPKRFQTTLNRIFPTDDSIINIVTPSLHKLPKQIKVSVIDSELSPYHGSKTRALAQALYAITRDGTEPGLVKRVIVFVNKKESVNSLVDTLVNKFSHRPEDVIGITGEDKPEERSEKLEPFIKPAESIEEDPLNSKIKVLVTSDLMARGVNFVGIKNVIIMDIPHNSVDLVHRIGRTGRMNQSGRVILIVDKKKNKAWLSGLPNAVKRGIQMG, encoded by the coding sequence ATGTTTCCACTTAGAGCTCAGCTGGCGTCGTTGGGAGCAAATTctactcttttctttcgAGCATATGCGGTGTCTCATCGCAAGTCTGGCTCGAAAATACAGGCTTGGAAAGGTCTAAAAAGAGGTGCCAACGGAGCTAATCGTGCCAATGGAACAAATTCTTCACAGCCAGAGTCTCAACTGTCTAAGGCTGTGTTTCAGTCGGGTAAATTCTCTCAATTGCATCAACCATCTAAAAAAGTCTATGAGAAATCGTCTTCTGGACTTGACTCCATCTCGACTTTCGAACAACTTCGGATTTTTCCGACTGTGAGGGCAGCCATGGTAGCTGAAATCAAGTCAACATACAATATGAAGGGACCTCGCTACCAGTCAAAAGATGAGTTGGTTCTCAAGCCGACTCCAATTCAAGTTGCTGCTATCAGGAAGATCAACCAACCTCggttgaagaacaacaagaatgtcaaagaggaagaagtgCTGGCTGGCCGCAAATCTGCTCCATCTACTGCCGATCTCGTTAacgaagaattcaaaaagatcaatTCGCTTCAGAAACTCAAAGTGTTCACTCTTGCCGCTGAAACTGGCTCTGGAAAGACCTGGGCTTATTTGTCGAGTTTATtgtcaaaattgaaagaagacgaaTTTGGCTTGTACGAAAGCTCAGAAGAGAAGTACCGAGCTTCTAGAAATGCCCAAATGGTCAAATCTGTTGTTTTAGTTCCTACCCacgatcttgttgaacagGTATATTCCACCTTGGAACGTGCCAATAGCATTAAATTTGACGTTGAGAAGATTGGTGCCAATTCTCGACTCAAGGAATTCTTGCAATTACCTGAACAAAACGGgtcgttgaacttgtctatCTTGAAATGGGGTTCAGGAGAAGCTCACAAAAAGTTATTCGATCGTTGTCTTAAGGGCAGAGTCGATGTATTAGTAACTACTCCTGGAAAATTGGCATCTCTCTCAAAGTTACAAAACGTCAATCGTCCATACAGATTCTTGAACCATGTAGAGTATTGTGTTCTAGATGAAGCTGATACTCTTATGGATGAGTCGTGGATTGAAACTACTATGCCAGTAATCGAGAAGTTTAAGAAACTTCGTGATCTCATCATTTGTTCGGCTACCATTCCAAAGAGGTTTCAGACCACTCTCAACCGTATATTTCCTACCGACGATTCTATCATCAACATCGTCACACCTTCGTTGCACAAACTTCCCAAACAAATCAAGGTGAGTGTCATTGATTCGGAGCTTTCCCCATACCATGGTTCCAAAACTAGAGCACTTGCTCAAGCTTTGTATGCAATTACCAGGGACGGTACAGAACCAGGTTTGGTTAAGAGAGTCATTGTATTTGTaaacaagaaggaaagtGTTAATTCGTTGGTTGATACTTTGGTTAACAAGTTCAGTCACAGACCTGAGGATGTGATTGGAATCACGGGTGAGGATAAGCCAGAGGAAAGATCTGAGAAGCTCGAACCATTCATTAAGCCGGCCGAGTCTATCGAAGAAGATCCACTCAACAGCAAAATCAAGGTGTTGGTAACTTCAGACTTGATGGCTAGAGGTGTAAACTTTGTGGGTATCAAAAATGTTATAATCATGGATATTCCACACAACTCGGTAGATTTGGTCCATCGAATCGGGAGAACCGGAAGAATGAACCAGTCGGGAAGAGTAATTCTTATTGTTGataaaaagaagaacaaggcATGGCTTCTGGGCTTGCCAAATGCCGTCAAGAGAGGCATTCAAATGGGTTAA